A single genomic interval of Zingiber officinale cultivar Zhangliang chromosome 4A, Zo_v1.1, whole genome shotgun sequence harbors:
- the LOC121972761 gene encoding uncharacterized protein C24B11.05-like: protein MTIGEATTAATSPKVGVAFSNSLRHVESMSLHPSGADTESKEMCTKANIGYDCLLFDLDDTLYPLSSRIADECRKNILEYMLEKLEVEESNLLELCTVLFKHYRTTMAGLKAIGHNFDYDDFHSFVHGRLPYATLKPDPVISQLLPSLPVRKVIFTNGDQAHAAKVLKKLDLEDCFATVICFETLNPSSSSSREDNSTNIFDIIGYLSEPDPNVDLPKTSILCKPSMLSGLQTLIPREL from the exons ATGACGATCGGTGAGGCGACGACGGCGGCGACATCTCCGAAGGTGGGCGTCGCATTCTCCAACAGCCTTCGGCACGTGGAATCCATGTCCCTGCACCCCTCAGGCGCTG ATACGGAATCAAAGGAGATGTGCACGAAAGCTAATATAGGATATGATTGCCTTTTGTTCG atcTTGATGACACCCTCTATCCGTTGAGTTCCAGAATTGCCGACGAGTGCCGCAAAAATATTTTAG aatatatgCTTGAAAAATTAGAGGTTGAAGAAAGTAATTTACTAGAGTTGTGTACTGTTCTGTTTAAGCACTATAGAACAACAATGGCTGGTTTAAAG GCCATTGGCCATAACTTTGATTATGATGATTTCCATAG CTTTGTCCATGGAAGATTACCATATGCAACATTAAAGCCAGATCCTGTTATAAGTCAGCTCTTACCGAGTCTTCCAGTTCGAAAAGTT ATATTCACTAATGGTGATCAAGCTCATGCTGCTAAAGTGCTTAAGAAGCTGGATCTGGAAGATTGTTTTGCTACTGTTATTTGCTTTGAGACACTAAACCCATCATCCTCTTCATCTAGAGAAGATAATTCAACCAACATCTTCGACATAATTGGCTATTTATCGGAACCTGATCCAAATGTTGATCTACCAAAGACATCAATATTGTGTAAACCATCCATGCTCTCAGGATTGCAAACATTGATCCCTAGAGAACTATAA
- the LOC121971003 gene encoding uncharacterized protein LOC121971003: MEEKSEGRRKPQPWLRYENLGDIVLSWSLDQILDEGLFKNQMEKLPSTFNSVGHYLESFAVPLMEETRSDLCSSLSDISNAPCSRITSKEKGNKKRHLETTLEYFIDVEFFKNCVDGSNKSYKARNGDLFILSNIELQAVEDLYRHSVTYCFALVTEVGVDEGITKGFATNIPKGSVLEDGISSFSFACFVTNLLTYIRIWKVLVHTPGTNNNFRIIQEVLSPKPMMTLRDSPYISEKVDNLLTNLTNNFSLNQSQINAVRTVIHATRGTESNSVELIWGPPGTGKTKTVTAMLWLFLHMQCRTLICAPTNVAVVGVCCRFIQLVKEIRMHNSQHELPFSLSNILLFGNRDRMEMYDELQDVFLDYRVDQLLVCLSPLTGWRHRISSAIQLFEDCTSTFEMFVENRQEECWQMEEYFNFSEFLRKQFVAVIDPVKDCITNLWIHTNCISSQNASKILVLLGLLEKMNTLIFNVDLDDVKLREVFSQDIANPIVLHDTVSSEHGFSIIKELLEARVKVVNLLKHLQRTLSLPDTIDKNFIRNFCIRNATVIFCTVSSSSMLHYLDMDPLQILVIDEAAQLKECESIIPLRLNGMRCAVLVGDEYQLPAMVKSQTCKDAGFGVSLFERLASVEQRKHLLNMQYRMHPHISRFPNFRFYRKQIQDGPNVLDVNYNRNFEDLLYGPFAFVNVADGREEMDDKSNSRRNMVEVAVVCFLVQILYKHYKSFSQLLSIGVISPYAYQVKAIKDKLGSRYESEDGFDVRVNSVDGFQGEENDVIIFSTVRSNSKGNIGFLHDLQRTNVALTRARHCLWIVGNANTLACSGTIWENIVNDAVARCCFFSVKDNGNLAKVILHVKHELDQLDDLLRSDSVFLSTAIWKVLFSEDFKISFSKLRQIQCKMQVIKLLENLAEGWRSKMRFEEFSGSFELIRINKVNDFFVIWTVDITKDDRYIQVLKVWDILPLEKIERLVSRLDHIFSLYTETYVNYCKKTCTQGKLEVPMSWNAARDIVCYKALGKGESTKEEVSGDMDLLMGMENSKVSESLVLMKFYSLSFGVARHMLTASDGTELDIPFELTDQEKEIIRFPLSTFILGRSGTGKTTILTMKLIQKEQVFSISLDGPSDNAGSSMAAETSVPSISERNFLKQVFITVSPKLCSAIRSHARRLQSFASGVEVLSAASSHCMHDNNELSDFHGIPDTVCNLQRQHFPLVITFRKFLLMLDGTMSRSFFDKYYSQWGVSPDQNGGPKSFALQALMQSKEVNYEKFFGSYWPHFNEQLTKMVDPSIVFTQIISHIKGGLQSGMVHTSRLSREEYLLLSEKRFSTLSRQSREIIYEIFIDYENQKLLASEYDLTDFTNYLHHQLSCDGYVGDKIDFVYIDEVQDLTMRQIALLKYVCRNFKEGYTFAGDTAQTIARGIDFRFEDIRFLFYTEFLSELRSRQPQKETETHMSDMFHLNQNFRTHAGILSLAQSIMVILYYYFPQSVDKLNPEFSLVYGEAPVLLESDNDENVILTIFGNSGGSMLSNSNGFGAEQCILVRDGETKEQICNLVGKQALVLTILECKGLEFQDVLLYNFFGTSPLKKKWRVIYEYMEKHSILDPSIARAFASFGLEKHNLLCSELKQLYVAITRTKQRLWICENADEYCKPMFDYWKKLGLVQVRHLDASIAQAMKSSSSAEDWRTRGIKLFNEGNFELATMCFEKAGDEFNEKWAKAAGLVANAELIISTNFDMAEIALKNAAEIYDSISKPESAAACYIKLKDFKSAGNIYIEKCGMSRLKEAGDCFAMAKCWTLAADAYAAGKFFSDCLSVCSRGKIYDTGLQKLQQWKGGSLSNEQLLKLNNLIFPFLENCLQHYLDLGDIQKVLMYVKTFRLNDTHEQLLSLIRKSLSKNSLDNLLLIEQELGNYLEAAAIAKSMGNILVEVEMLEKAKYFEEAARLLLFHVLVRSLWSPNSNGWPLKGFAEKEELLMKAKELSKHMAGSFEEFVDLEASILSDGSKSLVDMSKHLAQAQKHESLRQEVFIARTVLDAHINANPHKFSSQVSFSNCEKLACDNMSQNHLTLETMMYTWNLWKGMIVNLLCYLQQLNETREYCCRYKEFYLEYFGVRNIDNNRYAVQNPEANWIKGKHLLQKENNVIFITTDECESCALFYWRAELFTVGMKVLDSLESLHSSYNSKQAYLFGRAKVAISMYEIAKFLMTSDLTMTSRSTLKTERYLSLSQRYYLETVTLLDWKNDTMENVKLLRENEIALEIIDASFRDNLKPCNGNLSHGQIGRLVVLLLITGKLPDELFKEIRECLRNKQHWNNFIEQYKTFLDQGFGRIPLLSKFKVALENTFHDPNWGKEKDYVSPHHFISLMEKLMFLASLCQGFNGNVFTTKYSLLEMLKCQGCSGFMMTCLPAISADLRSSVQSTLDFIWTTARHILNDRKQLLSWISNSNMSRESHSILTLRLVILLFIGCLNSGRPIHQMKFVFQNKLSSYLPRPFSERLMTVNNGRHIEVFAEALVSVENPLVIILSQGCRSLFSNLNALTIDSEDIKCHQKVCSLLFPEKQPISHSSNTTKQDINSIPSSNPEESENRDEVIDNQSERLPIKESSSEIDSSNAICQDINSIASEKPDESILGYDIMDKQSVEGEKDVYVELTEECKHFWQKTKEFLSGEHDDVEDTISLLGTVLRWIQQKAETDEFDEHLITEMVDMHERIKLLASVISEGTQVGRPAKDDLLAKWIGLRASFEPLLETLFLHSQSTTEEARPSDNNSLSDENNSDCDPNIHVGVAEVEAEAKSESSSTNQTKASKHQKKKAQRKKGMGKGKKKR; encoded by the exons ATGGAGGAGAAAAGCGAGGGCCGGAGAAAACCGCAGCCGTGGCTGCGCTACGAAAACCTCGGCGATATCGTACTCTCTTGGTCCCTGGATCAAATACTCGACGAGGGGCTCTTTAAGAACCAG ATGGAAAAACTACCCTCTACATTTAATTCTGTTGGGCATTATCTGGAATCTTTTGCTGTTCCATTGATGGAAGAAACTCGTTCAGATTTGTGCTCGTCTTTGTCTGACATATCAAATGCACCTTGTTCGAGAATAACTtcaaaagagaagggaaacaaaAAAAGGCACTTGGAAACTACACTGGAGTATTTCATTGAtgttgaatttttcaaaaattgtgTAGATGGTAGCAACAAAAGTTATAAAGCACGAAATGGAGATCTGTTTATTCTATCAAATATAGAATTGCAAGCTGTTGAGGACTTGTACAGGCATAGTGTCACTTATTGCTTTGCTTTGGTCACTGAAGTTGGTGTTGATGAAGGGATTACTAAAGGCTTTGCTACAAATATACCAAAGGGGTCTGTTTTGGAAGATGGTATCAGTAGCTTTTCATTTGCATGTTTTGTTACTAATCTGTTAACTTATATTCGGATATGGAAGGTTCTTGTCCACACACCAGGCACGAATAACAATTTCCGCATCATCCAGGAAGTTTTGTCTCCAAAGCCAATG ATGACTCTAAGAGATAGTCCTTACATATCAGAAAAGGTTGACAATTTATTGACTAACTTAACAAACAATTTTTCTCTGAACCAGTCACAGATAAATGCTGTAAGAACTGTAATTCACGCTACAAGAGGTACAGAATCAAATTCTGTTGAACTTATATGGGGTCCTCCAGGAACTGGTAAAACAAAGACTGTTACTGCCATGTTATGGCTGTTCTTGCATATGCAATGCAGAACTCTTATTTGTGCACCCACAAATGTTGCGGTGGTTGGTGTTTGTTGCCGATTTATTCAATTGGTTAAAGAGATTCGTATGCACAATAGTCAGCATGAGTTGCCCTTTTCCTTATCCAATATATTGCTATTTGGCAATCGTGACCGCATGGAAATGTATGATGAGCTTCAAGATGTGTTTTTGGACTATCGTGTTGATCAACTTCTTGTTTGTCTTTCACCATTAACTGGATGGAGGCATAGAATTTCTTCAGCAATCCAACTGTTTGAGGACTGTACTTCTACCTTTGAAATGTTTGTCGAAAATAGACAGGAGGAATGTTGGCAAATGGAGGAATATTTCAATTTCTCAGAATTTTTAAGAAAGCAATTTGTCGCAGTCATAGATCCAGTTAAAGATTGTATAACAAATCTGTGGATTCATACGAATTGTATATCATCTCAAAATGCATCAAAAATATTAGTTTTGCTTGGACTGCTCGAAAAAATGAATACTTTAATTTTCAATGTCGATCTTGATGATGTAAAATTGAGGGAGGTGTTTTCTCAGGATATTGCAAACCCCATTGTTCTTCATGACACTGTTTCATCTGAGCATGGGTTTTCTATCATCAAGGAATTGTTGGAGGCAAGAGTAAAGGTAGTCAACTTATTGAAACATCTTCAAAGGACACTTTCCTTGCCTGATACAATAGACAAGAACTTCATTCGTAATTTTTGCATTCGGAATGCTACCGTTATTTTTTGTACTGTGTCAAGTTCTTCCATGTTACATTACCTTGACATGGATCCACTTCAAATACTTGTCATTGATGAAGCTGCTCAACTTAAGGAGTGTGAATCAATCATTCCACTGCGGCTTAATGGGATGAGGTGTGCCGTTTTGGTAGGAGATGAATATCAGTTGCCAGCTATGGTTAAAAGCCAG ACTTGCAAAGATGCAGGTTTCGGTGTTAGCCTCTTTGAAAGATTGGCCTCTGTGGAACAGAGGAAGCATCTTCTTAACATGCAATATAGGATGCACCCTCATATAAGCCGTTTCCCTAATTTTAGATTTTACAGGAAACAAATTCAAGATGGGCCAAATGTCCTCGATGTTAACTATAATAGGAATTTTGAAGATTTGCTATATGGTCCTTTTGCATTTGTAAATGTTGCTGATGGCAGAGAAGAAATGGATGACAAGTCTAACAGCAGGAGAAACATGGTTGAAGTTGCTGTCGTGTGTTTTTTGGTCCAGATACTCTATAAAC ATTACAAATCTTTCTCCCAACTACTTAGCATTGGTGTCATTTCTCCTTATGCTTACCAAGTAAAGGCAATCAAGGATAAACTTGGATCTAGATATGAGTCAGAAGATGGTTTTGATGTTAGAGTGAACTCAGTCGATGGATTTCAAGGTGAAGAGAATGATGTCATAATATTCTCAACTGTAAGGTCCAACTCTAAAGGTAATATTGGGTTTCTTCACGATCTTCAAAGGACAAATGTTGCATTGACTAGGGCTAG GCACTGTCTTTGGATTGTGGGAAATGCAAATACATTAGCATGTAGTGGCACGATATGGGAAAACATAGTTAATGATGCAGTGGCACGGTGTTGTTTTTTTAGTGTGAAAGATAATGGCAATTTGGCAAAAGTTATATTGCATGTGAAGCATGAGCTTGATCAGCTTGATGATCTTCTGAGATCAGATTCTGTTTTTCTTAGCACTGCTATATGGAAG GTACTCTTTAGTGAAGActtcaaaatttccttttcaaaatTGAGACAGATCCAGTGTAAAATGCAAGTAATCAAGTTGTTGGAAAATCTTGCCGAAGGTTGGAGGTCAAAAATGAGATTTGAAGAGTTTTCTGGTTCTTTTGAACTCATCCGAATAAATAAGGTCAATGATTTCTTTGTTATATGGACTGTTGACATTACAAAGGATGATAGATATATTCAGGTTCTGAAGGTGTGGGACATACTACCCCTGGAGAAGATTGAAAGGCTTGTTTCACGCCTCGATCATATTTTTTCATTGTACACAGAGACGTATGTGAATTACTGCAAAAAGACATGCACTCAAGG GAAACTTGAAGTGCCTATGAGTTGGAATGCTGCTCGAGACATAGTTTGTTATAAGGCACTTGGCAAAGGTGAATCGACCAAGGAGGAGGTCTCTGGGGACATGGATTTGCTAATGGGAATGGAGAATTCAAAAGTCAGCGAAAGCCTGGTCTTAATGAAATTTTATTCTTTATCATTTGGAGTAGCACGACATATGCTGACAGCCAGCGACGGAACTGAACTTGATATCCCTTTTGAACTTACTGATCAAGAAAAGGAGATAATCCGTTTTCCACTTAGTACATTTATTTTAGGTCGGTCTGGAACTGGGAAAACCACAATTCTGACCATGAAACTAATTCAAAAGGAACAAGTGTTTTCTATTTCGTTAGATGGTCCATCTGATAATGCTGGTTCATCTATGGCTGCAGAAACTAGTGTTCCAAGTATAAGTGAAAGAAATTTCTTGAAGCAGGTTTTCATTACTGTAAGTCCTAAATTATGTTCAGCAATCAGGAGCCATGCTCGCCGATTACAAAG CTTTGCTTCTGGTGTTGAAGTTCTCAGTGCTGCAAGCTCACACTGTATGCACGATAACAATGAACTATCTGATTTTCATGGTATACCTGACACTGTGTGTAACTTACAACGTCAACATTTCCCTTTGGTTATTACATTCCGTAAGTTTCTTTTGATGCTCGATGGAACTATGAGTAGATCCTTTTTCGATAAATACTACAGTCAGTGGGGAGTTAGTCCTGATCAAAATGGAGGTCCAAAATCATTCGCATTGCAAGCACTTATGCAGAGTAAAGAAGTCAATTATGAGAAGTTTTTTGGATCCTACTGGCCACACTTCAATGAACAGTTAACCAAAATGGTGGATCCATCGATTGTTTTTACTCAGATAATTTCTCACATTAAAGGTGGATTGCAGTCAGGAATGGTACACACCAGTAGACTTAGTAGAGAAGAATACTTGCTTTTGTCAGAGAAGCGTTTTTCAACATTAAGTCGACAATCTAGAGAGATCATTTATGAAATATTCATTGACTATGAAAATCAAAAACTTCTGGCAAGTGAGTATGATTTGACTGATTTTACCAATTACCTGCATCATCAGCTCAGCTGTGATGGTTATGTAGGTGATAAGATTGACTTTGTGTACATTGATGAGGTTCAGGATCTCACTATGAGACAGATAGCGCTTCTGAAGTATGTTTGCAGGAATTTCAAGGAAGGGTATACTTTTGCTGGAGACACTGCCCAAACTATTGCTAGGGGAATTGATTTTCGATTTGAAGATATTCGATTTCTTTTTTATACCGAGTTTCTTTCTGAGTTAAGAAGCAGACAACCTCAGAAGGAGACTGAGACACACATGTCAGATATGTTCCATCTGAATCAAAACTTTCGAACTCATGCTGGTATTTTGAGCTTAGCACAGAGCATTATGGTCATCCTTTACTACTACTTTCCACAAAGTGTTGATAAATTGAATCCAGAGTTTAGCTTGGTATATGGAGAAGCACCAGTGTTGCTAGAATCCGATAATGATGAAAATGTGATATTGACTATTTTTGGAAATAGTGGCGGCTCTATGCTCAGCAACTCTAATGGATTTGGAGCTGAACAGTGTATATTAGTTCGTGATGGTGAAACCAAGGAACAAATATGTAACCTTGTTGGGAAGCAAGCTCTCGTTCTGACGATATTGGAATGCAAAGGCCTTGAATTTCAG GATGTTTTGCTTTATAACTTCTTTGGAACTTCTCCACTCAAAAAGAAGTGGAGAGTTATATATGAGTATATGGAGAAACACAGCATTCTTGATCCTTCTATTGCGAGGGCTTTTGCCTCCTTTGGATTGGAAAAACACAATCTTCTTTGTTCAGAATTGAAGCAACTCTATGTTGCTATAACCCGTACGAAGCAGAGGCTTTGGATTTGTGAGAATGCGGATGAGTATTGTAAACCAATGTTTGATTACTGGAAGAAACTTGGCCTTGTGcaagtgagacaccttgatgctTCTATTGCGCAGGCTATGAAGTCATCAAGCAGTGCAGAGGATTGGAGAACTCGCGGTATTAAG CTATTCAATGAGGGTAACTTTGAGCTCGCTACTATGTGCTTCGAGAAGGCCGGAGATGAATTCAATGAAAAGTGGGCCAAAGCTGCAGGTCTCGTTGCAAATGCTGAGCTTATTATTTCCACGAACTTCGATATGGCTGAGATTGCTCTTAAAAATGCTGCTGAGATTTATGATTCTATTAGCAAACCTGAAAGTGCCGCTGCCTGTTACATAAAATTGAAGGACTTCAAATCTGCAG GTAATATTTACATCGAGAAGTGTGGGATGTCAAGGCTGAAAGAGGCAGGGGATTGCTTTGCTATGGCAAAGTGTTGGACCCTTGCTGCTGATGCATATGCCGCAGGGAAGTTTTTCTCTGATTGTCTTTCGGTTTGCTCCAGAGGAAAGATCTATGATACCGGTTTGCAGAAATTACAGCAATGGAAGGGAGGTTCTCTTTCCAACGAACAACTTCTCAAACTGAACAACTTGATCTTTCCATTTTTGGAAAATTGTTTACAGCACTATCTTGATCTTGGAGATATTCAAAAAGTGTTGATGTATGTTAAGACTTTTCGGTTGAATGACACACATGAACAACTCCTAAGCTTAATTAGGAAATCCTTGTCTAAAAATAGTCTTGACAATCTGCTCCTAATTGAGCAGGAACTAGGGAACTACTTAGAAGCTGCAGCAATTGCCAAATCTATGGGAAATATTTTAGTCGAAGTAGAGATGCTTGAGAAAGCTAAATATTTTGAGGAAGCAGCAAGGCTTCTTCTTTTTCATGTACTCGTGCGGTCACTTTGGTCCCCGAACAGCAATGGGTGGCCCCTTAAGGGATTTGCAGAAAAGGAGGAGCTTCTGATGAAGGCCAAAGAGTTATCAAAACACATGGCAGGATCCTTTGAGGAATTCGTCGACCTGGAAGCCAGTATACTCTCAGATGGTTCAAAAAGTCTGGTTGATATGTCGAAACACTTGGCTCAGGCCCAAAAACATGAGAGTCTTAGGCAGGAAGTATTCATTGCTAGAACAGTTCTCGATGCTCATATCAATGCAAATCCTCATAAATTTTCCAGCCAAGTGTCTTTCTCCAATTGTGAGAAGCTTGCTTGTGATAACATGTCTCAGAATCATCTTACTCTTGAAACAATGATGTATACATGGAATTTATGGAAAGGAATGATCGTAAATCTTTTGTGCTACCTTCAGCAGCTGAATGAAACTAGGGAATACTGCTGCAGATACAAGGAATTTTACCTCGAGTATTTTGGGGTCAGAAATATTGATAACAACAGATATGCAGTCCAAAATCCAGAAGCAAACTGGATCAAAGGTAAACATTTGTTACAAAAAGAGAACAACGTAATCTTCATAACCACTGATGAATGTGAATCCTGTGCTTTATTTTATTGGCGTGCCGAACTCTTTACAGTCGGTATGAAGGTGCTTGATAGTTTGGAATCCCTGCATTCCTCGTATAATTCGAAGCAGGCATACTTGTTTGGCAGAGCTAAGGTGGCCATTTCAATGTACGAAATTGCAAAGTTTCTCATGACATCTGACTTAACAATGACTTCAAGAAGTACATTGAAAACAGAAAGATATCTCTCTTTGTCCCAAAGATATTACTTAGAGACCGTCACTCTGCTGGACTGGAAAAATGATACAATGGAAAATGTGAAACTTCTTCGCGAGAACGAGATTGCTTTAGAGATAATTGATGCCTCCTTTCGAGACAACCTAAAACCTTGTAATGGTAATCTCTCTCATGGTCAGATTGGAAGACTGGTGGTATTACTTCTAATCACTGGAAAATTACCTGATGAACTATTCAAAGAAATCAGAGAATGCTTGAGAAACAAGCAACACTGGAATAATTTTATTGAACAATATAAGACCTTTCTGGATCAAGGATTTGGAAGGATTCCTTTATtaagtaagttcaaagttgcattGGAAAACACATTCCACGACCCGAATTGGGGAAAGGAGAAAGATTACGTGTCCCCGCATCATTTCATCTCTCTAATGGAGAAACTAATGTTCTTAGCCTCGTTGTGTCAGGGATTCAATGGGAATGTTTTTACTACAAAATATTCTCTTCTTGAAATGCTGAAATGCCAAGGTTGCAGCGGTTTTATGATGACTTGCTTGCCGGCAATTTCTGCAGACTTGAGAAGTTCTGTCCAATCGACACTGGATTTCATTTGGACAACTGCAAGACATATTCTAAATGACAGGAAGCAGCTACTTTCTTGGATATCCAATTCTAACATGTCGAGGGAAAGCCACTCAATACTTACGTTAAGACTAGTTATCCTTCTGTTTATTGGTTGTTTAAACAGTGGAAGACCTATTCACCAGATGAAATTTGTATTTCAAAATAAACTGTCTAGTTATCTTCCCAGACCATTTTCTGAAAGGCTAATGACTGTGAATAATGGTCGCCATATTGAAGTATTTGCTGAAGCTTTAGTTTCAGTTGAGAATCCTTTAGTCATTATTCTTTCCCAAGGATGCAGATCACTGTTCTCCAATCTAAATGCTCTAACTATCGATTCTGAGGACATTAAATGCCATCAAAAAGTTTGTAGTCTATTGTTCCCAGAAAAGCAACCCATTTCGCATTCTTCGAATACTACAAAGCAGGATATTAATTCTATACCTTCATCTAATCCGGAGGAGTCAGAAAACCGAGATGAGGTTATCGATAATCAATCTGAAAGATTGCCAATCAAAGAGAGCTCCTCAGAAATTGATTCTTCAAATGCTATTTGCCAGGATATTAATTCCATTGCTTCAGAAAAACCAGATGAGTCAATTCTTGGATATGATATTATGGACAAGCAATCAGTTGAAGGAGAGAAAGATGTTTATGTAGAACTCACTGAGGAATGCAAGCATTTCTGGCAGAAGACGAAGGAGTTTCTATCTGGAGAACATGACGAT GTGGAGGACACTATTAGTTTACTTGGCACTGTGTTGAGATGGATCCAACAGAAGGCTGAGACTGACGAATTTGATGAGCATTTGATCACAGAGATGGTTGACATGCACGAGAGAATCAAATTACTCGCCAGTGTGAT ATCTGAAGGAACTCAAGTAGGCCGTCCAGCAAAAGACGATCTCCTTGCTAAGTGGATTGGACTGAGGGCAAGCTTTGAACCTCTCCTTGAAACCCTCTTCCTCCATAGCCAAAGCACAACTGAAGAAGCTCGTCCGAGTGATAATAATAGTCTTTCTGATGAAAATAACTCAGATTGTGATCCAAACATTCATGTAGGTGTGGCAGAAGTGGAAGCGGAAGCGAAATCCGAGTCTTCATCGACTAACCAAACTAAGGCAAGCAAACACCAGAAAAAGAAGGCTCAGAGGAAGAAAGGCATGGGGAAAGGCAAAAAGAAGAGATAG